The following coding sequences are from one Humulus lupulus chromosome X, drHumLupu1.1, whole genome shotgun sequence window:
- the LOC133805944 gene encoding uncharacterized mitochondrial protein AtMg00810-like produces the protein MIMLVYVDDIIITGSCSATITALVQHLKGQFAVKDLGDLHFFLGLEVSWSSTGMHICQTKYFRDLLTKTGMMDSKPLSTPIALGSLSLHDGTLLPSATAYRSIVGALQYCTLTRPDLAFVVNKLCQFMHSPTDVHMQAAKRVLRYLKGTTHLGLFLHPTTDHTLYAYTDADWASCPDDRRSTSAYCIFLGHNLISWSSSKQKVVSRSSTESEYRAMANGAAEVSWLQSLLSELGMPLPHPPVLYCDNVSTLHLSSNPVLHARTKHVELDYHFIRERVLRKDLLLSFTPSSDQLADCLTKPLITTRFQEL, from the coding sequence ATGATTATGCttgtgtatgttgacgacattaTCATTACAGGCTCTTGCTCCGCTACTATTACAGCTTTGGTTCAGCATTTGAAAGGTCAGTTTGCAGTCAAGGACCTTGGtgatttacatttttttttgggGCTGGAAGTCTCTTGGTCATCTACTGGAATGCACATTTGCCAAACTAAGTATTTTCGGGACTTACTAACCAAGACGGGCATGATGGATTCCAAGCCTCTCTCTACACCGATTGCCCTTGGCTCACTCTCTCTTCATGATGGCACTCTCTTACCCTCCGCTACTGCATATCGAAGCATTGTAGGAGCCTTACAATATTGTACTCTTACCAGGCCAGATCTCGCGTTTGTCGTCAACAAACTTTGCCAGTTTATGCACTCTCCAACCGACGTTCATATGCAAGCCGCTAAGCGTGTTCTCCGCTACCTCAAAGGCACTACTCACCTCGGCTTGTTTCTTCATCCCACTACTGATCATACACTATATGCCTATACGGATGCCGATTGGGCATCTTGCCCGGATGACCGCCGCAGTACAAGTGCTTATTGTATCTTTCTTGGGCACAATCTGATTTCTTGGTCCTCATCCAAGCAGAAAGTGGTGTCTCGTTCAAGTACTGAATCGGAATATCGCGCCATGGCCAATGGTGCTGCTGAAGTTTCTTGGCTACAGTCTCTTCTCTCTGAATTAGGCATGCCTCTTCCTCATCCTCCGGTGTTATATTGCGACAATGTCAGCACTCTTCACTTATCTTCTAACCCAGTACTTCATGCTCGCACCAAGCATGTGGAACTTGACTATCATTTCATTAGAGAACGTGTCCTCCGCAAGGATCTGTTATTGTCTTTCACTCCATCGTCCGATCAATTGGCGGACTGCCTGACCAAGCCTCTGATCACCACTCGATTCCAGGAGCTGTGA